The following are encoded together in the Streptomyces rapamycinicus NRRL 5491 genome:
- a CDS encoding DegT/DnrJ/EryC1/StrS family aminotransferase, with translation MPTNPTTVPRSTAGLRWPVEPAMGGWYTAAERTAVEFALDDAADWRMGWKSAPYTQRFEDAFSAHTGADHAVAFNSGGTALEMDLHFLGLEPGDEVISCAINFVGPHIAVIGQGGHLVLAEPDPITLNLDPADTERVITSRTRAIVVTHWNGAVADLRPFLDLADRHPHPVHGPPVVIVDAARACGGRTPLGAVVGAEGWATVFSFESKKLMTTLGQGGMVTTNDSALADRLRWLRTYGGREHWGTNQMMTKAQAAVGLVQLSRLDEMNHARIRRAHQRTRQLADVEELTLPPTFNGRMHLYYRHNLLVPVAWAGEGRDQFMNTLADRYGVGSIISDPPTYLGHRLIRDHIGAHRCPRAERLTARLLCPCLHPRMSEADETAICDAIRQATVHTARTHCTSH, from the coding sequence ATGCCCACCAATCCCACCACCGTCCCCCGTTCCACTGCCGGCCTACGCTGGCCAGTCGAGCCGGCCATGGGCGGTTGGTATACGGCCGCCGAGCGCACGGCCGTCGAGTTCGCGTTGGACGATGCCGCCGACTGGCGCATGGGGTGGAAATCCGCCCCGTACACCCAGCGCTTCGAGGACGCCTTCAGCGCTCATACCGGCGCCGACCACGCCGTGGCGTTCAACTCCGGCGGTACCGCGCTCGAGATGGACTTGCACTTCCTTGGCCTCGAGCCTGGGGATGAGGTGATCTCCTGTGCGATCAACTTCGTCGGCCCGCACATCGCTGTCATTGGCCAGGGCGGGCACCTGGTCCTCGCCGAGCCGGATCCGATCACTCTCAACCTGGACCCGGCCGATACCGAACGCGTCATCACATCGCGGACGCGGGCGATCGTGGTCACGCACTGGAACGGCGCCGTTGCTGACCTGCGGCCCTTTCTAGATCTCGCCGACCGGCATCCTCACCCGGTCCATGGGCCGCCGGTCGTGATCGTGGATGCGGCGCGCGCCTGTGGCGGCCGTACCCCGTTAGGCGCCGTCGTGGGCGCCGAGGGCTGGGCCACAGTCTTCAGCTTCGAGTCGAAGAAGCTGATGACCACCTTGGGGCAGGGCGGCATGGTCACCACCAACGACTCCGCGCTGGCAGATCGGCTGCGCTGGCTCCGCACCTACGGCGGTCGGGAGCACTGGGGCACCAACCAGATGATGACCAAGGCCCAGGCCGCAGTGGGCCTGGTCCAGCTCTCCCGTCTTGACGAGATGAACCACGCGCGTATCCGCCGTGCCCACCAGCGCACCCGGCAGTTGGCCGACGTCGAGGAGCTGACGCTGCCCCCGACCTTCAACGGACGCATGCACCTGTACTACCGGCACAACCTGCTCGTGCCCGTCGCCTGGGCCGGTGAGGGCCGCGACCAGTTCATGAATACCCTGGCCGACCGATACGGGGTCGGCAGCATCATCAGCGACCCGCCGACCTACCTCGGGCACCGCCTCATCCGTGACCACATCGGCGCACATCGCTGCCCCCGTGCGGAACGGCTCACGGCCCGGCTGCTGTGCCCCTGCTTGCACCCCCGCATGAGCGAAGCCGACGAGACAGCCATCTGCGACGCCATCCGCCAGGCGACCGTGCACACCGCCCGCACCCACTGCACATCCCACTGA
- a CDS encoding B12-binding domain-containing radical SAM protein, with product MVFLFPFSHAYSLMCGGPMGLYDLVNRSPGIPAVAERALQYDCLVHDGNRLTTSDGEPYRSVESPLPVSEADVVGLSMVNSGDLHSALRLLDLAGIPRRAVERKSGVHPLVVGGNMGLANPEPMADYVDVIALGEAERSLPKLLRIVHAHDSEPTERAHLLEQLARVPGLYVPSLYEPTFLPGGGISGITSRTRAIPGHVQAQYLTLAELHDAHFTYPITDGTAAGIHPVVGCRHSCAFCNLGIPPFRQAPLGMLTDYIDHLEQLKVRTIIISAPTFTQYKHRRELLEHIRAYADRAAAEGDKVTTIIGSIRADEISSDYLNAVAELGDFGHLFTELNLSQARGIITIAPEWAAPDLVALYGKTQTPERVDKAIELCGANRNINTVMLYFIIGAPGEREDDRLAIADYAHRIRRLLGRPDGSVIIKLHQFMPKPGTPTQRLRMADPDVVQAYGDQISDRLRSLVGNEDFER from the coding sequence ATGGTGTTCCTCTTCCCCTTCAGCCACGCCTACAGCCTGATGTGCGGCGGACCGATGGGCCTGTACGACCTGGTCAACCGCAGCCCGGGTATCCCCGCTGTGGCCGAGCGCGCCCTCCAGTACGACTGCCTCGTCCATGACGGGAACCGGCTCACCACATCCGATGGCGAGCCTTACCGCAGCGTCGAATCCCCGCTGCCGGTCAGCGAAGCCGATGTGGTGGGCCTGTCCATGGTCAACTCCGGAGATCTCCACAGTGCCCTGCGCCTACTGGACCTGGCAGGGATCCCACGCCGTGCTGTGGAGCGGAAGTCCGGTGTGCATCCCCTCGTCGTCGGCGGGAACATGGGCCTGGCGAACCCTGAGCCGATGGCCGACTACGTCGATGTCATCGCACTTGGCGAAGCCGAGCGTTCCTTGCCCAAACTGCTGCGCATCGTCCACGCCCATGACAGCGAGCCGACTGAGCGGGCACATCTGCTGGAGCAGCTCGCCCGCGTCCCTGGCCTGTATGTGCCGTCCCTGTACGAGCCCACATTCCTGCCTGGTGGCGGCATCAGCGGCATCACCTCCAGGACACGGGCAATCCCGGGACACGTGCAAGCCCAGTACCTCACTCTCGCGGAGCTGCATGATGCGCACTTCACCTACCCGATCACCGACGGCACCGCCGCAGGTATACATCCGGTTGTCGGCTGCCGACACAGCTGCGCGTTCTGCAACCTCGGCATTCCCCCGTTCCGGCAGGCCCCGCTCGGCATGCTCACCGACTACATCGACCACCTGGAACAGCTCAAGGTCCGAACCATCATCATCAGCGCGCCGACCTTTACCCAGTACAAGCACCGCCGTGAATTGCTGGAGCACATCCGCGCCTACGCCGACCGCGCCGCCGCCGAGGGGGACAAGGTCACCACGATCATCGGCTCGATCCGGGCCGATGAGATCAGCTCCGACTATCTGAACGCCGTGGCCGAACTCGGCGACTTCGGACACTTGTTCACCGAGTTGAACCTCTCCCAAGCGCGCGGCATCATCACCATCGCACCCGAGTGGGCCGCCCCCGACCTTGTGGCCCTCTACGGCAAGACGCAGACACCCGAACGCGTCGACAAGGCCATCGAGCTGTGTGGCGCCAACCGGAACATCAATACGGTCATGCTGTACTTCATCATCGGGGCTCCTGGCGAACGCGAAGACGACCGGCTCGCTATTGCCGATTACGCCCATCGCATTCGTCGGCTCCTCGGCCGCCCGGACGGCAGCGTGATCATCAAGCTGCACCAGTTCATGCCCAAGCCCGGCACGCCGACCCAGCGTCTGCGCATGGCTGACCCTGACGTGGTGCAGGCATACGGCGATCAGATCAGCGACCGACTGCGCAGTCTGGTCGGGAACGAGGACTTCGAGCGGTAA
- a CDS encoding RpiB/LacA/LacB family sugar-phosphate isomerase, whose amino-acid sequence MSDRNMPPGLRVAIGADRAGRQYMSVLRDDLRQNARVTSVINTSGDHPGAAAYPVIACEAARLVVEGIVDRALLVCHTGLGMAIAANKVTGIRAVTAHDSLSVRASVESNNAQILALGQGVIGLAAARRLAAEWLTYRFEATSTTAAKVDAITAYENRTRRHLL is encoded by the coding sequence ATGAGTGATAGGAACATGCCGCCCGGCCTCCGTGTGGCGATCGGAGCCGACAGAGCCGGCCGACAGTACATGAGCGTCCTCCGCGACGACTTGCGCCAAAACGCACGCGTTACCTCTGTCATCAACACCAGCGGGGACCACCCCGGCGCCGCCGCCTACCCGGTCATCGCCTGCGAGGCGGCGCGCCTGGTGGTCGAGGGCATTGTCGACCGGGCGCTCCTGGTGTGCCATACCGGCCTCGGCATGGCCATCGCCGCAAACAAGGTCACGGGCATTCGCGCTGTCACCGCCCATGACTCACTTTCCGTGCGGGCCTCCGTGGAGTCCAACAATGCCCAGATCCTCGCTCTCGGCCAGGGCGTCATCGGCCTCGCAGCTGCGCGCCGACTGGCGGCCGAATGGCTGACCTACCGGTTTGAGGCCACCTCCACGACTGCCGCGAAGGTCGACGCAATCACCGCGTATGAGAACCGCACTCGCCGCCATCTGCTCTGA
- a CDS encoding pyruvate dehydrogenase produces the protein MAKQTVAEQYVDILVRAGVRRLYGVVGDSLNPVVDAVRRNAAIDWIQVRHEETAAFAAGAEAQLTGSLAACAGSCGPGHVHLINGLYDAHRSMAPVIALASHIPSSEIGTSYFQETHPERLFQECSHYCELISHPQQMPRVLQTAVQHAIGRSGVSVVALPGDIAARPAPERAEEHALVTSRPTVRPGDAEIDRFARMVNEAERVTLFCGRGCAGAHEEVMAFAELLKAPVGHALRGKEWIQYNNPYDVGMSGLLGYGAAYEATHECDLLILLGTDFPYGAFLPSDVRTVQVDVRAEHLGRRSKLDLAVWGDVRETLSCLTPKVHPKTDRRFLDRMLKKHADALEGVVKAYTRRVDKHIPIHPEFVASVLDEEAADDAIFTVDTGMCNVWAARYLSPNGRRRMIGSFTHGSMANALPQAIGAQFMDRRRQVISMSGDGGFTMLMGDFLTLVQYDLPVKVILFNNSALGMVELEMLVSGLPAHGTGYHNPDFAQIARAAGVYGERVEKPKRLRSALRAALHHKGPALLDIVTDPNALSIPPKIKAEMVTGFALSASRMVLDGGVGKMLQMARSNLRNVPRP, from the coding sequence ATGGCCAAGCAGACCGTGGCGGAGCAATACGTGGACATCCTGGTGCGCGCCGGTGTGCGGCGGCTGTACGGCGTGGTCGGGGACAGCCTCAACCCCGTGGTGGACGCGGTCCGCCGGAACGCCGCGATCGACTGGATCCAGGTGCGGCACGAGGAGACCGCCGCCTTCGCCGCCGGTGCCGAGGCGCAGCTCACCGGGTCCCTCGCCGCCTGCGCGGGCTCCTGCGGCCCCGGGCACGTCCATCTGATCAACGGGCTCTACGACGCCCACCGCTCCATGGCCCCGGTCATCGCGCTCGCCTCGCACATCCCCAGCAGCGAGATCGGCACCAGCTACTTCCAGGAGACCCATCCCGAGCGGCTGTTCCAGGAGTGCAGCCACTACTGCGAGCTGATCTCCCACCCCCAGCAGATGCCCCGCGTCCTGCAGACCGCCGTGCAGCACGCGATCGGCCGCAGCGGGGTGAGCGTGGTGGCACTCCCCGGTGACATCGCCGCCCGCCCGGCGCCCGAGCGCGCCGAGGAGCACGCCCTGGTGACGTCCCGGCCCACCGTGCGCCCGGGCGACGCGGAGATCGACCGGTTCGCCCGCATGGTCAACGAGGCGGAGCGGGTGACGCTCTTCTGCGGCCGGGGCTGCGCCGGGGCGCACGAGGAGGTGATGGCCTTCGCCGAACTGCTGAAGGCGCCGGTGGGGCACGCCCTGCGCGGCAAGGAGTGGATTCAATACAACAATCCCTATGACGTGGGGATGAGCGGTCTGCTGGGCTACGGCGCCGCGTACGAGGCCACCCACGAATGCGATCTGCTGATCCTGCTCGGCACCGACTTCCCGTACGGCGCCTTCCTGCCCTCCGATGTGCGGACCGTGCAGGTGGACGTCCGCGCCGAACACCTCGGCCGCCGCTCCAAGCTGGACCTCGCCGTCTGGGGCGACGTCCGGGAGACGCTGAGCTGTCTGACGCCGAAGGTGCACCCCAAGACGGACCGCCGCTTCCTCGACCGCATGCTGAAGAAGCACGCCGACGCGCTGGAGGGCGTGGTCAAGGCGTACACCCGCCGGGTCGACAAGCACATTCCGATCCATCCGGAGTTCGTGGCGTCGGTGCTGGACGAGGAGGCCGCCGATGACGCGATCTTCACCGTGGACACCGGGATGTGCAACGTATGGGCCGCGCGCTATCTGTCCCCCAACGGCCGCCGCCGGATGATCGGCTCCTTCACCCACGGCTCGATGGCGAACGCGCTGCCGCAGGCGATCGGCGCCCAGTTCATGGACCGCCGCCGCCAGGTGATCTCGATGTCCGGCGACGGCGGATTCACCATGCTGATGGGCGACTTCCTCACCCTCGTCCAGTACGACCTGCCGGTGAAGGTGATCCTGTTCAACAACTCCGCGCTGGGCATGGTCGAGCTGGAGATGCTGGTCTCGGGCCTGCCCGCGCACGGCACGGGCTACCACAACCCCGACTTCGCGCAGATCGCCCGCGCCGCCGGGGTGTACGGCGAGCGGGTGGAGAAGCCCAAGCGCCTGCGGTCCGCGCTGCGCGCCGCACTGCACCACAAGGGGCCCGCGCTGCTGGACATCGTCACGGACCCCAACGCGCTGTCCATCCCGCCCAAGATCAAGGCGGAGATGGTGACCGGCTTCGCGCTCTCGGCCAGCAGGATGGTGCTGGACGGGGGCGTCGGCAAGATGCTCCAGATGGCCCGCTCAAACCTCCGGAACGTACCGCGCCCCTGA
- a CDS encoding ASCH domain-containing protein, producing MNTEETQVTDDQQPVEHSLTIRKPYYDLIASGNKTIEVRVGYPKIRKITTGDTLRITCGDDTLITRVTAVRQYESFSAMLDAEDPGAIGGPDMAHDELMAAIRDIYPREKEALGVFALHLALVETSG from the coding sequence ATGAACACGGAGGAGACCCAGGTGACCGACGACCAGCAGCCCGTCGAGCACTCCCTCACCATCCGCAAGCCCTACTACGACCTGATCGCCAGCGGCAATAAGACCATCGAGGTCCGCGTCGGCTACCCCAAGATCCGCAAGATCACCACAGGGGACACCCTGCGGATCACCTGCGGCGACGACACCCTGATCACCCGCGTCACCGCCGTACGGCAGTACGAGTCGTTCTCCGCGATGCTGGACGCCGAGGACCCCGGCGCGATCGGCGGACCGGACATGGCCCACGACGAACTCATGGCCGCGATCCGCGACATCTATCCCCGCGAGAAGGAAGCACTCGGCGTCTTCGCCCTCCATCTCGCCCTCGTGGAAACCAGCGGCTGA
- a CDS encoding protein phosphatase 2C domain-containing protein encodes MSQQGDGRRHEDDWWGELYDPRRADAGPAAASDSVDDRFDSASRTLAGDEDAGNQGPAAGAPWGPRTGEPGGAAPGSDAGGGPQGWRSPADAEPGATLPAQDRASPSAGDNAEPGAAPLSQGRAGSGAEPGRPGPAGAPGRTGPSGAPRRTAPPAPPRRAGVAGPPSLSSGPRGAGVPPPPEAALRVDPARPWRAAAASYVGAEPPTYETEPTTLPVTDPEDLRDVVPDTVLEGARYGTLTLRAASLRGDAARYRGESRRDALLAVRFGTGDSALLLVAVASGRRAAPGAHRVARELCEWIAGSVGGNQARLTEDIHTANRGALSSGLHRLTDRAYGRLRAGATVRGLAPADHTASVRCLLLPAHPACRTRVFFGVGDGGLFRLRDGVWQDLEPDGGERDTVGGPVIGYGSGRPPVRRPGQDPGSGQDPGSGQDPGSGQDPGPDPAPPPESEPVHGPFRFRASVARPGDTLLLCSAGLAGPMRGEAALADRLAERWDTAEAPGLAAFLADAQTGVKGYADDRTAAAVWEA; translated from the coding sequence ATGAGCCAGCAGGGCGACGGACGCCGTCATGAGGACGACTGGTGGGGCGAGTTGTACGACCCACGTCGTGCCGACGCGGGGCCCGCGGCGGCCTCCGACTCCGTGGACGACCGGTTCGATTCGGCCTCCCGAACGCTGGCCGGCGACGAGGACGCCGGAAATCAGGGACCGGCCGCGGGAGCCCCCTGGGGGCCGCGGACGGGGGAACCGGGCGGTGCCGCCCCGGGCTCCGACGCCGGAGGTGGCCCGCAGGGGTGGCGATCTCCCGCCGACGCGGAGCCCGGTGCCACACTGCCCGCCCAGGACCGCGCATCGCCCTCGGCGGGCGACAACGCGGAGCCCGGCGCGGCCCCGCTTTCCCAGGGGCGCGCGGGGTCCGGTGCCGAGCCGGGACGTCCCGGCCCCGCGGGTGCACCCGGGCGCACCGGCCCCTCGGGCGCGCCCCGGCGCACCGCCCCGCCCGCTCCGCCCAGGCGTGCCGGGGTGGCCGGGCCGCCCTCGCTGTCCTCGGGGCCGCGTGGGGCCGGGGTGCCGCCTCCGCCGGAGGCGGCGTTGCGGGTCGATCCGGCGCGGCCCTGGCGGGCCGCGGCGGCCTCGTACGTCGGGGCCGAGCCGCCCACGTACGAGACCGAGCCGACCACGCTTCCCGTCACCGATCCGGAGGATCTCCGGGACGTGGTGCCCGACACCGTCTTGGAGGGCGCCCGGTACGGCACGCTGACGCTTCGGGCCGCGTCGTTGCGCGGGGACGCGGCCCGCTACCGGGGCGAGTCGCGGCGGGACGCGCTGCTCGCGGTGCGGTTCGGGACCGGGGACAGCGCCCTTCTCCTGGTGGCCGTGGCGAGTGGGCGGCGGGCGGCCCCGGGGGCGCATCGGGTGGCGCGTGAGTTGTGCGAGTGGATCGCCGGGTCGGTCGGCGGCAATCAGGCCCGGTTGACGGAGGACATCCACACCGCCAACCGCGGCGCCCTCAGCTCCGGGCTGCACCGGCTCACCGACCGTGCCTACGGGCGGCTGCGCGCCGGCGCGACCGTACGCGGCCTCGCCCCCGCCGACCACACCGCGTCGGTGCGCTGCCTCCTGCTCCCGGCGCATCCGGCCTGCCGTACGCGGGTGTTCTTCGGCGTCGGCGACGGTGGGCTCTTCCGGCTGCGGGACGGCGTCTGGCAGGACCTGGAACCGGACGGGGGCGAGCGGGACACCGTCGGTGGGCCCGTCATCGGCTATGGGAGTGGTCGCCCGCCCGTCCGGCGGCCGGGCCAAGACCCCGGCTCCGGCCAAGACCCCGGCTCCGGCCAAGACCCCGGCTCCGGCCAGGACCCCGGCCCCGACCCCGCGCCGCCGCCCGAGTCCGAGCCCGTCCACGGGCCCTTCCGGTTCCGCGCCTCCGTCGCCCGGCCGGGCGACACCCTGCTGCTGTGCAGCGCGGGCCTCGCCGGCCCCATGCGCGGCGAGGCGGCCCTCGCCGATCGCCTGGCCGAACGCTGGGACACCGCGGAGGCGCCGGGTCTCGCCGCGTTCCTCGCCGACGCCCAGACCGGGGTGAAGGGCTACGCCGACGACCGTACGGCGGCCGCCGTCTGGGAGGCGTAG
- a CDS encoding XRE family transcriptional regulator produces the protein MPPTLMTTISAEIEAHCGHRLLKCRRLAKGWTVARAVAAAHQLVETRGLAKVGLSERSWKDWEAGVLPSPDYQDLLCRLFATSPVQLGFARDYSPTAADGTSPLGSGNGLDGTLLEGKAASTSAGSRTLMEVEPTKRRDAVKLAGLAMAAPVAAAQILEQAATEAMEFTRQAEATSLGSGTLDHLDLAITEFNRAYSIKPPRAVFDAVMDYRRKVDRLMKAPHTHRQERELLTFAGWLSELLAWLAHDLGDARTGLAFATDALVHGQEAGHGQLCAWAMDAAASINLYERHPHKARLAVAKGLAEASARHPLTVRLHAQAARAAAADGDAEGFTTAFHAAEDAHRSLPTCAPRRFGMDVMPLADYALTSYPATSFIWLGQAEEARQHAERALATYKAAPKASRSPSREAIARIDLAMAHALSGAPEDAVALGHQALDSTRVVDSVRHRASDLTSFLTRRFPRRPEVEGLRDRLAALDANARRALPAAGPDA, from the coding sequence GTGCCGCCGACCCTGATGACGACGATCTCTGCGGAGATCGAGGCCCACTGTGGCCACCGCCTCCTCAAGTGCCGCCGCCTGGCGAAGGGATGGACAGTCGCCCGAGCTGTCGCCGCCGCCCACCAACTCGTCGAAACCAGAGGGCTCGCCAAAGTCGGTTTGTCCGAGCGTTCATGGAAGGACTGGGAGGCGGGTGTCCTGCCCAGCCCCGACTACCAAGACCTGCTGTGCCGTCTCTTCGCCACGAGCCCCGTCCAATTGGGCTTCGCCCGCGACTACTCACCGACCGCAGCGGATGGGACCAGCCCCCTTGGGAGCGGAAACGGCCTGGATGGAACACTGCTCGAAGGTAAAGCGGCGAGCACGAGCGCGGGCTCGCGGACCCTAATGGAGGTGGAGCCAACGAAGCGTCGCGACGCGGTGAAACTTGCCGGACTGGCTATGGCCGCCCCGGTTGCCGCAGCACAGATTCTGGAGCAGGCCGCCACCGAAGCCATGGAGTTCACCCGGCAGGCGGAGGCCACCTCTCTCGGCTCGGGAACCCTGGACCACCTCGACCTCGCGATCACCGAGTTCAACCGCGCCTACTCGATCAAGCCGCCCCGGGCCGTCTTCGACGCGGTGATGGACTACCGGCGAAAGGTCGACCGCCTGATGAAGGCCCCCCACACCCACCGTCAGGAACGCGAACTGCTGACGTTCGCCGGGTGGCTGTCCGAGCTCTTAGCATGGCTCGCCCACGATCTAGGAGACGCCCGCACCGGTCTGGCTTTCGCCACCGACGCGTTGGTCCACGGCCAGGAGGCCGGACACGGTCAGCTGTGCGCATGGGCAATGGATGCCGCCGCCTCCATCAACCTGTACGAGCGCCATCCCCACAAGGCCCGCCTCGCGGTCGCCAAGGGCCTCGCTGAGGCCTCGGCCAGACATCCGCTGACAGTGCGGCTGCATGCCCAAGCCGCTCGCGCCGCCGCAGCCGACGGCGACGCAGAAGGCTTCACCACCGCCTTCCATGCTGCCGAAGACGCCCATCGGTCCCTACCGACCTGCGCACCTCGCCGATTCGGCATGGACGTGATGCCACTGGCGGATTACGCGCTCACCTCGTATCCGGCGACCTCCTTCATCTGGCTCGGCCAAGCCGAGGAGGCCCGCCAACACGCCGAACGCGCACTGGCTACCTACAAGGCGGCCCCGAAGGCGTCCCGGTCTCCAAGTCGGGAGGCCATCGCCCGTATCGACTTGGCCATGGCCCATGCCCTGTCCGGCGCCCCCGAGGACGCCGTCGCCCTCGGGCACCAGGCCCTCGACTCCACCCGCGTGGTCGATTCCGTCCGGCACCGGGCCAGCGACCTCACCTCCTTCCTAACCCGCCGCTTTCCCCGCCGACCCGAGGTCGAGGGCCTGCGCGACCGCCTCGCCGCCCTCGACGCGAACGCTCGCCGAGCTCTGCCAGCAGCAGGCCCAGATGCATGA